The following are from one region of the Sphingomonas oryzagri genome:
- a CDS encoding class I SAM-dependent methyltransferase: MSSDTVSFGYSEVAPEEKTRMVGDVFAKVAKRYDIMNDAMSGGLHRLWKDQFVARVKPREGEQILDMAGGTGDIAFRMARKGAEITVSDINPNMLEVGMERASKKGIEGLIWSEQNAETLSFADKAFDAYTIAFGIRNVTDIPKALGEAHRVLKRGGRFYCLEFSTTTWPGFKEVYDAYSHKLVPQLGKLIADDEDSYRYLIESIRRFPDMPTFKAMIGEAGFVNAKVEPILGGLVAIHSGWKI; encoded by the coding sequence ATGAGCAGCGATACCGTCTCGTTCGGCTACAGCGAGGTAGCCCCCGAAGAAAAGACCCGCATGGTGGGCGACGTCTTCGCCAAGGTGGCCAAGCGCTACGACATCATGAACGACGCGATGTCGGGCGGCCTGCACCGGCTGTGGAAGGATCAGTTCGTCGCCCGCGTGAAACCGCGCGAAGGCGAGCAGATTCTCGACATGGCGGGCGGCACCGGCGACATCGCCTTCCGCATGGCGCGCAAGGGCGCCGAAATCACCGTTTCGGACATCAATCCGAACATGCTCGAGGTCGGCATGGAGCGGGCAAGCAAGAAGGGCATCGAGGGCCTGATCTGGTCCGAGCAGAATGCCGAGACGCTCTCCTTCGCCGACAAGGCGTTCGACGCCTACACCATCGCCTTCGGCATCCGGAACGTGACCGACATCCCCAAGGCGCTCGGCGAGGCGCATCGCGTGCTGAAGCGCGGCGGGCGCTTCTACTGCCTCGAATTCTCGACCACGACCTGGCCGGGCTTCAAGGAGGTGTACGACGCTTACTCGCACAAGCTGGTGCCTCAGCTCGGCAAGCTGATCGCCGATGACGAGGACAGCTACCGCTATCTGATCGAATCGATCCGCCGCTTCCCCGACATGCCCACCTTCAAGGCGATGATCGGCGAAGCCGGTTTCGTGAACGCGAAGGTCGAACCGATCCTCGGCGGGCTCGTGGCGATCCACAGCGGCTGGAAGATTTGA
- the ubiB gene encoding 2-polyprenylphenol 6-hydroxylase, with amino-acid sequence MTSRIVHAARLWKWGRTLARHGALMGIERDPLTPTPLRRAVRLARIGFRVPKEPRYADALEAIGPAAIKFGQALATRPDLVGEAAAIDLYRLQDALPPVPFPLIRASIEQSLGRPLEQLFASIDEVPVGAASIAQVHRAITTEGREVAVKVLRPGVEQDFARSIDTYEWAAAQAEHMGGEIGRLRPRLVVATFKQWTARELDLRREAASASELARGMLAEPGFHVPTIDWQRTARRVLTLEWLDGVKLSDMAGLEAAGHDRKALAATLVRVFLRQAIAEGFFHADLHQGNLFALPDGRIAAIDFGIMGRINRQARVWLAEILHGLITGNYRRVAEIHFEAGYVPAHHNLDEFATALRAVGEPIRGLPVKDISIGQMLDGLFSITRDFDMPVQPHLLLLQKTMVMVEGVATGLDPDINMWDVAAPFVGEWLRGELGPEAFLADRVHEIARLVRRIPDLLERIDHAFPHPGAAPPPPPLPEVQLVRVGGGWRYGVVAVLAAAIGALLMHLIG; translated from the coding sequence GTGACCTCCCGCATCGTTCATGCCGCCCGCCTGTGGAAATGGGGCCGCACGCTTGCGCGACACGGCGCGCTCATGGGGATCGAGCGCGATCCGCTGACCCCCACCCCACTGCGCCGGGCCGTGCGCCTTGCCCGGATCGGCTTTCGCGTGCCGAAGGAGCCGCGCTACGCCGACGCGCTGGAGGCGATCGGCCCTGCCGCGATCAAGTTCGGGCAGGCGCTCGCCACCCGCCCCGATCTGGTCGGCGAGGCGGCGGCGATCGACCTTTACCGCCTGCAGGACGCTCTGCCGCCCGTCCCCTTCCCGCTGATCCGCGCCTCGATCGAACAGTCGCTCGGCCGGCCGCTCGAACAGCTCTTCGCCAGCATCGACGAGGTGCCCGTCGGCGCCGCGTCGATCGCGCAGGTCCACCGCGCCATCACCACCGAGGGCCGCGAGGTCGCGGTGAAGGTGCTGCGCCCCGGCGTCGAGCAGGATTTCGCCCGCTCCATCGACACCTACGAATGGGCCGCCGCGCAGGCCGAGCATATGGGGGGCGAGATCGGCCGCCTGCGCCCGCGTCTCGTCGTCGCCACCTTCAAGCAGTGGACCGCGCGCGAGCTGGACCTGCGCCGCGAGGCGGCGTCGGCGTCCGAGCTGGCGCGCGGGATGCTCGCCGAACCCGGCTTCCATGTGCCGACGATCGACTGGCAGCGTACCGCGCGCCGCGTGCTGACGCTCGAATGGCTGGACGGCGTGAAGCTCTCCGACATGGCGGGTCTCGAAGCCGCCGGGCACGATCGCAAGGCGCTCGCCGCGACGCTGGTGCGCGTGTTCCTCCGGCAGGCGATTGCGGAGGGCTTCTTCCACGCCGATCTCCACCAGGGCAACCTCTTCGCGCTGCCCGACGGGCGGATCGCGGCGATCGATTTCGGCATCATGGGCCGGATCAACCGGCAGGCGCGGGTCTGGCTCGCCGAGATCCTGCACGGCCTGATCACCGGCAATTATCGCCGCGTCGCCGAAATCCATTTCGAGGCGGGCTACGTGCCGGCCCACCACAATCTCGACGAGTTCGCCACTGCGCTTCGTGCGGTGGGCGAGCCGATCCGGGGCCTGCCGGTCAAGGACATCTCGATCGGGCAGATGCTCGACGGCCTGTTCTCGATCACCCGCGACTTCGACATGCCGGTGCAGCCGCATCTGCTGCTGCTCCAGAAGACGATGGTGATGGTGGAGGGGGTCGCGACCGGCCTCGATCCCGACATCAACATGTGGGATGTCGCCGCCCCCTTCGTTGGCGAATGGCTGCGCGGCGAACTGGGGCCGGAGGCGTTCCTCGCCGATCGGGTCCATGAGATCGCACGCCTCGTCCGCCGCATCCCCGATCTGCTGGAGCGGATCGACCACGCTTTCCCGCATCCCGGCGCCGCGCCCCCGCCACCGCCGCTGCCCGAGGTGCAGCTGGTGCGCGTCGGCGGCGGGTGGCGCTATGGCGTCGTCGCGGTGCTGGCCGCCGCCATCGGCGCTTTGCTGATGCACCTGATCGGATGA
- a CDS encoding alpha/beta fold hydrolase produces MSAPVSREFRSRRLRLHYLEWGNDDAPTIILVHGGNDHARSWDFVADRLRGDYRIFAPDLRGHGDSDWSPDGHYSLTANAIDLAELIRHERLAPATIVAHSYGAMTALHHAALFPEQVARLVAIEGIVTRSQTDETVRDRIRTHYDRQRAFIDKTAPRYATIEDAAARMKVTNPRLSAEMAHHLALHGTRPGADGGHSWKFDPLVRLRTPIDLSPEEEFGLYAQIACPVLMLQGDESTFRIGPDDPRAGAIPDGRLVTLEGAGHWVQHDRLDGVVEAIRGFLSPA; encoded by the coding sequence ATGAGCGCACCGGTATCCCGCGAGTTCCGGTCGCGCCGGTTGCGGCTGCATTATCTCGAATGGGGAAATGACGACGCGCCCACGATCATCCTAGTCCATGGCGGCAACGACCATGCCCGCAGCTGGGATTTCGTCGCCGATCGCCTACGCGGGGACTATCGCATCTTTGCGCCGGACCTGCGAGGCCACGGCGACAGCGACTGGTCGCCGGACGGCCATTATTCGCTGACCGCCAACGCGATCGACCTCGCCGAGCTGATCCGCCACGAACGGCTCGCGCCCGCCACGATCGTCGCCCATTCCTACGGGGCGATGACGGCGCTCCACCATGCGGCGCTGTTTCCGGAACAGGTCGCCCGCCTCGTCGCGATCGAGGGGATCGTCACCCGCTCGCAGACCGACGAGACCGTGCGCGATCGCATCCGTACCCATTACGACCGGCAGCGCGCCTTCATCGACAAGACCGCCCCCCGCTACGCGACCATCGAGGATGCGGCCGCGCGTATGAAGGTCACCAACCCGCGCCTCTCGGCCGAGATGGCGCACCACCTTGCGCTGCACGGGACCAGACCCGGCGCAGATGGCGGCCATAGCTGGAAGTTCGATCCGCTGGTCCGCCTGCGCACGCCGATCGACCTGTCGCCGGAGGAGGAATTCGGGCTGTACGCGCAGATCGCCTGCCCCGTGCTGATGCTCCAGGGCGACGAAAGCACGTTCCGGATCGGTCCGGACGATCCACGCGCCGGTGCTATCCCCGACGGGCGTCTGGTGACGCTGGAAGGCGCCGGCCACTGGGTCCAGCACGATCGGCTGGACGGCGTGGTCGAGGCGATACGGGGCTTCCTCAGTCCGGCATGA
- a CDS encoding peptidase, with product MTYCVGMLVEAGLVMIADTRTNAGVDDISVYRKLHTLAEGPDRTVFVATAGNLSTTQNVLAQLAEGLPAAEAGALPRRIADMSSMFRVAQLVGEAIQTANVSIGKALEAAQVSAGVSFLLGGRIGDGPLALYRLYPEGNFIECQKEQPFLQIGETKYGKPILDRALQYDTELSEVVKVGLISFDSTLRSNLAVGKPLDVVIVPADASQPITERRIGVDDPYFNDLSARWSLMLNEARATIPDPPFMPD from the coding sequence ATGACCTATTGCGTGGGAATGCTGGTCGAGGCGGGCCTGGTGATGATCGCCGATACCCGCACCAATGCGGGCGTTGACGACATTTCGGTCTATCGCAAGCTGCATACGCTGGCCGAAGGGCCGGATCGTACCGTCTTCGTCGCGACGGCGGGCAATCTGTCGACCACCCAGAACGTCCTCGCCCAGCTTGCCGAAGGGCTACCGGCCGCCGAGGCTGGCGCGCTGCCGCGTCGCATCGCCGACATGTCGAGCATGTTCCGGGTGGCGCAGCTGGTCGGCGAGGCGATCCAGACCGCCAACGTGAGCATCGGCAAGGCACTGGAGGCGGCACAGGTTTCCGCCGGTGTCTCCTTCCTGTTGGGCGGCCGGATCGGCGACGGGCCGCTGGCGCTCTACCGCCTCTATCCCGAGGGCAATTTCATAGAGTGCCAGAAGGAGCAGCCCTTCCTCCAGATCGGCGAGACCAAATACGGCAAGCCGATCCTCGATCGCGCGCTGCAATATGACACCGAGCTGTCCGAGGTGGTGAAGGTCGGGCTGATCTCGTTCGATTCGACGCTGCGATCGAACTTGGCGGTGGGCAAGCCGCTCGATGTCGTGATCGTGCCGGCGGATGCGTCGCAGCCGATCACCGAGCGGCGGATCGGCGTCGACGATCCCTATTTCAACGATCTCTCCGCGCGCTGGTCGCTGATGCTGAACGAGGCGCGGGCGACGATCCCCGATCCGCCCTTCATGCCGGACTGA
- a CDS encoding transglutaminase family protein, with product MRLRIEHRTHYEFSQPQRRLVQLLRVTPPSFDGQAVVDWHVEVDCDARLKRSRDGYGNEVTMLYVDGPIDRIALTVGGEVLTENKAGMVQGAMEPLPVEMFLRPTPQTIADAAITSFAHDIAESAADPLSRLHGLCGALYHRLRFDAADGNPHRDAASTFSDGHGVCQDHAHVFLAAARVLGHPARYVSGHLWRSDGQHIQPAAHAWAEAWVEGYGWIGFDPANGVSPTDAYVRVAIGLDYRDAAPVAGARVGGGTEELHVEVAVAEASQQRQSQSQ from the coding sequence ATGCGCCTGAGGATCGAACACCGCACCCATTACGAGTTCAGCCAGCCGCAGCGCCGGCTGGTCCAGCTTCTGCGCGTGACGCCGCCGAGCTTCGATGGGCAGGCGGTGGTGGACTGGCATGTCGAGGTCGATTGCGACGCCCGGCTGAAGCGCAGCCGCGACGGCTATGGCAACGAAGTGACAATGCTCTACGTCGACGGCCCGATCGACCGGATCGCGCTCACCGTCGGCGGCGAGGTGCTGACCGAGAACAAGGCCGGCATGGTGCAGGGCGCCATGGAGCCGCTGCCCGTCGAGATGTTCCTGAGGCCGACGCCGCAGACGATCGCCGACGCTGCGATCACCAGCTTTGCGCACGACATCGCGGAAAGCGCCGCCGATCCGCTCTCGCGCCTGCACGGCCTGTGCGGCGCGCTCTATCACCGCCTGCGTTTCGACGCGGCGGACGGCAATCCGCACCGCGACGCGGCCTCCACTTTTTCGGACGGGCATGGCGTCTGCCAGGATCATGCCCACGTGTTTCTCGCGGCGGCGCGAGTGCTGGGTCACCCGGCGCGCTATGTGTCCGGGCACCTTTGGCGTTCGGACGGGCAGCATATTCAGCCGGCCGCGCATGCCTGGGCGGAAGCATGGGTCGAGGGCTATGGCTGGATCGGCTTCGATCCCGCCAATGGCGTCTCGCCGACCGACGCCTATGTCCGCGTGGCGATCGGGCTGGATTATCGCGATGCCGCTCCGGTGGCCGGCGCGCGTGTCGGTGGCGGAACCGAGGAGCTGCACGTCGAAGTAGCGGTTGCGGAAGCAAGCCAGCAGAGGCAAAGCCAGAGCCAGTGA
- a CDS encoding alpha-E domain-containing protein: protein MLSRTAASLYWLGRYVERAEFTARLIEATIRLDLLSARPAGEGAWESALAVVSAEDGFWFTGEPVSPDAVGRYLALSLDNPSSIRSCLDAARNNAKSVRTALTREAWEAINRAWLFVRDVRVTDGTPAALAMIEKLKAEARGFEGALHRMLRNEASFFVRLGAAIERADNTARLIDVKYHLLLPEGEKVGGPIDRDQWTTILHTVSAVTAYRWLYREGLRPGHVVDLLVLRHEMPRSIAASADEVAQLLTSIGRRLGRQGEADRMARTRQLMLNRSTVNGIISGGLHEFLRGFIADNARLDYAIGQQFRFS from the coding sequence ATGCTTTCGCGTACCGCCGCCTCGCTCTATTGGCTCGGCCGCTATGTCGAGCGGGCCGAATTCACCGCGCGCCTGATCGAAGCGACGATCCGGCTCGATCTGCTGTCCGCCAGGCCGGCGGGAGAGGGGGCTTGGGAAAGCGCGCTCGCCGTCGTCTCGGCCGAGGACGGCTTCTGGTTCACCGGCGAGCCGGTCAGCCCGGATGCGGTCGGGCGCTATCTCGCGCTCAGTCTCGATAACCCCAGCTCGATCCGATCCTGCCTCGATGCCGCGCGCAACAACGCCAAGTCGGTGCGTACCGCGCTCACCCGCGAGGCGTGGGAGGCGATCAACCGCGCCTGGCTGTTCGTGCGCGACGTGCGCGTCACCGACGGCACGCCCGCGGCACTCGCCATGATCGAGAAACTGAAGGCGGAGGCGCGGGGCTTCGAGGGCGCGCTCCACCGGATGCTGCGCAACGAGGCGAGCTTCTTCGTGCGGCTCGGCGCGGCGATCGAGCGTGCCGACAACACCGCGCGGCTGATCGACGTCAAATATCACCTGCTGCTGCCCGAAGGCGAGAAGGTCGGCGGCCCGATCGACCGCGACCAGTGGACGACCATCCTCCACACCGTGTCGGCCGTCACCGCCTATCGTTGGCTGTATCGCGAGGGGCTTCGGCCGGGGCACGTCGTCGATCTGCTGGTGCTGCGCCACGAAATGCCGCGCTCCATCGCGGCATCGGCGGACGAGGTCGCGCAACTGCTCACCAGCATCGGTCGGCGGCTCGGTCGGCAGGGCGAGGCGGATCGCATGGCCCGCACGCGCCAACTGATGCTCAACCGCTCCACCGTCAACGGCATCATATCCGGCGGCCTGCACGAGTTCCTGCGCGGTTTCATCGCCGACAATGCGCGGCTCGACTACGCCATCGGCCAGCAATTCCGGTTTTCCTGA
- a CDS encoding circularly permuted type 2 ATP-grasp protein, which yields MASAAFDEVWGDAGPGASREGFEALAAWIAETPAQELTRRQQAAEAAFRQLGITFAVYGEDEAAERIIPFDIVPRIFAASEWRNLKAGLEQRVEAINAFLADVYGPRKILRDGVLPAELVLSNPQFRPQVAGARPPHDVYAHICGIDMVRTGPNDFFVLEDNARTPSGVSYMLENREAMIRLCPELFELFPVEPVDDYTDLLLSTLRSVAPHGRGSEPVCVLLTPGHFNSAFYEHSFLADAMGIELVEAADLEVDDDIVWMRTIDGRVRVDVIYRRLDDDYIDPLVFRSDSMLGVPGLMAAYLAGNVTLTNAPGTGIADDKAIYSYMPEIVRYYTGSEAKLPNVETWRCREKQALTYTLDNLDKLVVKLVDGSGGYGMLVGPTASKAEIERFREALVAEPHRYIAQPTLALSTVPTLTEKGVAPRHVDFRPFCLSGADGIRIVPGGLTRVALREGSLVVNSSQGGGTKDSLILADRPRRRGKAAAPEVTPMRSGAD from the coding sequence ATGGCGAGCGCGGCGTTCGATGAAGTCTGGGGCGACGCAGGGCCGGGGGCCTCGCGCGAAGGGTTCGAGGCGCTGGCCGCCTGGATCGCCGAGACGCCCGCGCAGGAACTCACCCGCCGCCAGCAGGCCGCCGAGGCCGCCTTTCGCCAGCTGGGCATCACCTTCGCCGTCTATGGCGAGGACGAGGCGGCGGAGCGCATCATCCCCTTCGACATCGTGCCGCGCATCTTCGCGGCCAGCGAATGGCGCAACCTGAAGGCCGGGCTGGAACAGCGGGTCGAGGCGATCAACGCCTTCCTCGCCGACGTCTACGGGCCGCGAAAGATCCTGCGCGACGGGGTGCTTCCGGCGGAGCTGGTCCTTTCCAACCCGCAATTCCGGCCGCAGGTGGCGGGTGCCCGCCCGCCGCATGATGTCTACGCGCACATCTGCGGGATCGACATGGTGCGCACCGGGCCGAACGACTTCTTCGTGCTGGAGGATAATGCACGCACGCCGTCGGGCGTCTCCTACATGCTGGAAAATCGCGAGGCGATGATCCGCCTGTGCCCGGAACTGTTCGAGCTGTTCCCGGTCGAGCCGGTGGACGATTACACCGACCTGCTGCTTTCGACGCTCCGTTCTGTGGCGCCGCACGGGCGGGGGAGCGAGCCGGTCTGCGTGCTGCTCACGCCCGGCCATTTCAACTCGGCCTTCTACGAGCACAGTTTCCTTGCCGATGCGATGGGGATCGAACTGGTCGAGGCGGCGGACCTCGAGGTGGACGACGACATCGTCTGGATGCGCACGATCGACGGGCGCGTGCGGGTGGACGTGATCTACCGGCGCCTCGACGACGATTATATCGATCCGCTGGTCTTCCGATCGGACTCGATGCTGGGCGTGCCGGGCCTCATGGCGGCCTATCTCGCCGGCAATGTGACGCTCACCAACGCGCCCGGCACCGGCATCGCCGACGACAAGGCGATCTACAGCTACATGCCCGAGATCGTGCGCTATTATACCGGCAGCGAGGCCAAACTCCCCAATGTCGAGACGTGGCGCTGCCGCGAGAAGCAGGCACTGACCTATACGCTGGACAATCTCGACAAGCTGGTGGTGAAGCTGGTCGATGGATCGGGCGGCTACGGCATGCTGGTCGGCCCGACCGCGTCGAAGGCCGAGATCGAGCGCTTCCGCGAGGCGCTGGTCGCCGAGCCGCATCGCTATATCGCGCAGCCGACGCTGGCGCTCTCCACCGTGCCAACGTTGACCGAGAAGGGGGTCGCGCCCCGTCATGTCGACTTCCGCCCCTTCTGTCTCTCCGGCGCGGATGGCATCCGCATCGTGCCCGGCGGCCTCACCCGCGTGGCGCTGCGTGAAGGCTCGCTGGTGGTGAACTCGTCGCAGGGTGGCGGCACCAAGGACAGTCTGATCCTCGCTGATCGTCCGCGCCGACGGGGCAAGGCCGCCGCGCCCGAGGTCACACCGATGCGATCGGGGGCCGACTGA
- a CDS encoding arginyltransferase, whose amino-acid sequence MSAPFRFPRFFVTTPSPCPYLPGKTERKVFTELSGPHAGELNDALGRIGFRRSQSVAYRPSCQGCTACVSVRVAASEFKPNKTQAKLLKQHSDLVVTACKPWTTEEQFLLLRNYLSARHPGGGMADMDEFDFADMVEQTPVKSFVIEYREPTRNGRPGKLVGACLTDQQGDGLSMIYSFFDPRHPDRQGLGTFIILDHIRRAAMAKLPYVYLGYWVEGSARMQYKTRFRPIEKLTASGWQRFDPPAPQPMPAQREPLPSKERMIG is encoded by the coding sequence GTGAGCGCACCCTTCCGTTTTCCGCGATTCTTCGTGACGACGCCCAGCCCTTGCCCCTATCTGCCGGGCAAGACCGAGCGGAAGGTGTTTACCGAGCTTTCGGGTCCACATGCCGGCGAGCTGAACGACGCGCTGGGCCGGATCGGCTTCCGCCGCTCGCAATCCGTCGCCTACCGGCCCAGCTGCCAGGGCTGCACCGCCTGCGTGTCGGTGCGTGTTGCGGCGAGCGAGTTCAAGCCGAACAAGACGCAGGCCAAGCTGCTGAAGCAGCATAGCGATCTCGTCGTCACCGCCTGCAAGCCGTGGACGACCGAGGAGCAGTTCCTGCTGCTGCGCAACTATCTCTCGGCGCGCCACCCCGGCGGCGGCATGGCCGACATGGACGAGTTCGATTTTGCCGACATGGTCGAGCAGACGCCGGTGAAGAGCTTCGTCATCGAATATCGCGAGCCGACCAGGAATGGCCGCCCCGGCAAGCTGGTCGGCGCCTGCCTGACCGATCAGCAGGGTGACGGCCTGTCGATGATCTACAGTTTCTTCGATCCGCGGCATCCGGATCGGCAGGGGCTGGGCACCTTCATCATCCTCGATCACATCCGCCGCGCGGCCATGGCCAAGCTGCCCTATGTGTATCTCGGCTATTGGGTCGAGGGTTCGGCGCGGATGCAATACAAGACGCGCTTCCGCCCGATCGAGAAGCTGACTGCGTCGGGCTGGCAGCGCTTCGATCCGCCGGCGCCGCAGCCGATGCCCGCGCAGCGTGAGCCGCTGCCCTCCAAGGAGCGCATGATCGGCTGA
- a CDS encoding threonine ammonia-lyase — MATAEATLRPMDPPAVTVADIRMAHERIAPSIVRTPTLYSKTLSDLTGANVWLKFENLQFTAAYKERGALNKLLQLTEEEKARGVIAASAGNHAQGLAYNGRRLGIPTTIVMPRPTPTVKVQQTEGHGAEVIQIGERFDDAQAAAYEIAAQRGLTFVHPFDDPAIIAGQGTVALEMLEDVPAIDTLAIPIGGGGLISGCTIAARAINPDIDVVGVQAELYPSMYAEMNGVALPTEGDTLAEGIAVKVPGKLTREIVRALVKDIVLVNERDLEKALALLLQIEKTVVEGAGAAGLAALLAHPQRFRGRNVGLVLTGGNIDTRLLANVLLRDLARSGRLARLRIVLQDRPGALYSVAKIFQEQNANILELYHQRIFTNLPAKGLTLDVECETRDADHLDRLVAGLVAEGYEVSRVELA, encoded by the coding sequence CGCACGAGCGCATTGCCCCCAGCATCGTGCGGACGCCGACGCTCTATTCCAAGACCCTGTCTGATCTCACCGGCGCTAACGTCTGGCTCAAGTTCGAAAATCTTCAGTTCACCGCCGCCTACAAGGAACGCGGTGCGCTCAACAAACTGCTCCAGCTCACCGAGGAGGAGAAGGCGCGCGGCGTGATCGCGGCGTCGGCCGGCAACCACGCGCAGGGCCTCGCCTATAACGGCCGCCGTCTCGGTATCCCGACCACGATCGTGATGCCGCGCCCGACGCCGACCGTGAAAGTGCAGCAGACCGAGGGCCATGGCGCCGAGGTGATCCAGATCGGCGAGCGTTTCGACGACGCGCAGGCCGCCGCCTACGAGATCGCGGCACAGCGCGGGCTTACCTTCGTCCACCCGTTCGACGATCCGGCGATCATCGCGGGGCAGGGGACAGTCGCGCTCGAGATGCTGGAGGACGTGCCCGCGATCGACACGCTGGCGATCCCGATCGGTGGCGGTGGCCTGATCTCCGGCTGCACGATCGCGGCGCGCGCGATCAATCCTGACATCGATGTGGTCGGCGTGCAGGCCGAACTCTATCCGTCCATGTATGCCGAGATGAACGGCGTCGCGCTCCCCACCGAGGGCGACACGCTGGCCGAGGGCATCGCCGTGAAGGTGCCGGGCAAGCTCACCCGCGAGATCGTCCGCGCGCTGGTGAAGGACATCGTCCTGGTCAACGAGCGTGATCTGGAGAAGGCGCTGGCGCTGCTCCTCCAGATCGAGAAGACGGTGGTGGAGGGGGCCGGCGCGGCTGGCCTTGCGGCCCTGCTCGCGCATCCGCAGCGTTTCCGCGGCCGGAATGTCGGGCTGGTGCTGACCGGCGGCAATATCGACACGCGCCTGCTCGCCAACGTGCTGCTGCGCGATCTCGCCCGGTCGGGCCGGCTCGCGCGCCTGCGCATCGTCCTGCAGGATCGGCCCGGCGCGCTCTATTCGGTGGCGAAGATATTTCAGGAGCAGAATGCCAATATTCTGGAACTCTACCACCAGCGCATCTTCACCAACCTGCCCGCCAAGGGGCTGACGCTGGACGTCGAGTGCGAGACCCGCGACGCGGATCATCTCGATCGCCTCGTCGCCGGCCTCGTCGCGGAAGGTTACGAAGTGAGCCGGGTCGAACTGGCCTGA